From one Neorhizobium galegae genomic stretch:
- a CDS encoding class I SAM-dependent methyltransferase translates to MNSMNSNYSIRDEIRDFWSERAATFDESVGHEIFSEEERKGWQRLIRKHLGDGTGRAALDLACGTAVISHLMNDVGFKVTGLDWSDAMLSQARAKAEKRGTDIRFVSGDAENTMEPKNSYDVITNRHLVWTLVDPPAAFAEWFSVLKPGGKVLILDGNMGKETWVKGLQKFWSRITGKPARSHMSPAMAARHQNIRSRVYFSDAMPAEAVVDLLTKAGFVNIVVDRKLSDIHWAQARKMPFLRGLERMVQERFAICATKPE, encoded by the coding sequence ATGAATTCGATGAACTCCAACTATTCCATCCGTGACGAAATCCGCGACTTCTGGTCGGAGAGGGCGGCGACGTTCGACGAGAGCGTCGGCCACGAAATCTTCTCTGAGGAAGAACGCAAGGGCTGGCAGCGGCTGATCCGCAAGCATCTGGGCGATGGCACCGGCCGCGCCGCTCTGGATCTCGCCTGCGGCACCGCCGTCATCTCGCATCTGATGAACGACGTCGGTTTCAAGGTCACCGGTCTGGACTGGTCGGATGCGATGCTGTCTCAGGCACGCGCGAAGGCCGAGAAGCGCGGCACCGATATCCGTTTCGTGTCGGGCGATGCGGAAAACACGATGGAGCCGAAGAACAGCTACGACGTCATCACCAACCGGCATCTGGTGTGGACGCTGGTCGATCCGCCAGCCGCCTTCGCGGAATGGTTCTCCGTCCTGAAGCCGGGCGGCAAGGTGCTGATCCTCGACGGCAACATGGGCAAGGAGACCTGGGTCAAGGGCCTGCAGAAGTTCTGGTCGAGGATCACCGGCAAGCCGGCGCGAAGCCACATGAGCCCTGCCATGGCGGCGCGCCACCAGAACATCCGCTCGCGCGTCTATTTCTCCGACGCGATGCCGGCGGAAGCAGTGGTCGATCTGCTGACCAAGGCGGGGTTCGTCAACATCGTCGTCGACCGCAAGCTGTCCGACATCCATTGGGCCCAGGCCCGCAAGATGCCCTTCCTGCGCGGCCTCGAACGCATGGTGCAGGAACGCTTCGCGATCTGCGCGACGAAGCCGGAATAA
- a CDS encoding invasion associated locus B family protein, producing the protein METRLSIKLFALSALALSTIAAPVLAQPTPSMVRKFDAWGLYSYKGDGGTTCYVLTTPTQMQPANVDHGDNFFLVAPKPSGSGFYPQAIMGYDLKGGSQITVTVDGRTFTLEPKGNSGWTKQESTDAALIAAMKSGSSMTLEAVSQRGTQTSYTFSLSGVSAALTQAGRCG; encoded by the coding sequence ATGGAGACAAGATTGTCCATCAAGCTTTTCGCCCTTTCCGCGCTCGCTCTTTCCACAATCGCAGCACCCGTCCTTGCCCAGCCAACCCCGAGCATGGTGAGAAAATTCGATGCCTGGGGCCTCTATTCCTACAAGGGCGACGGCGGCACGACCTGCTACGTGCTGACCACGCCGACGCAGATGCAGCCCGCCAATGTCGATCACGGCGACAACTTTTTCCTGGTCGCGCCAAAGCCCTCAGGATCCGGCTTCTATCCGCAGGCGATCATGGGCTACGACCTCAAGGGCGGATCGCAGATAACGGTCACCGTAGACGGCCGAACCTTTACTCTGGAGCCGAAGGGCAATTCCGGCTGGACGAAACAGGAGAGCACCGATGCCGCTCTTATCGCGGCGATGAAATCGGGAAGCAGCATGACGCTCGAAGCGGTCTCCCAGCGCGGCACGCAGACCAGCTACACCTTCTCGCTTTCCGGCGTGAGCGCGGCATTGACCCAGGCGGGGCGCTGCGGCTGA
- a CDS encoding type II toxin-antitoxin system VapB family antitoxin, producing the protein MNLQIRDPRARELAERLAKKRNVSMTEAVIEALEEKLSKEEQAEAPLQERVMKIVDRLYAIKGGEGRDMTKEEIDEMWGH; encoded by the coding sequence ATGAACCTGCAGATACGTGATCCTCGCGCCCGAGAACTCGCGGAGCGGCTTGCCAAAAAACGTAATGTTAGCATGACCGAGGCGGTGATCGAGGCGCTTGAGGAGAAGCTTTCAAAAGAGGAGCAGGCGGAAGCGCCCCTTCAGGAACGTGTGATGAAAATCGTCGATCGTCTTTACGCCATCAAGGGCGGAGAGGGGCGGGACATGACCAAGGAAGAAATCGACGAAATGTGGGGCCATTAG
- a CDS encoding type II toxin-antitoxin system VapC family toxin has translation MFVDTSVIVAIFSKEEDAPQWISKIEAAENLCTSALVVLETTMRLSTKLDEDPIVIEQGLSSFFKEAKIQIVPIEEADGELAIRAFRDYGKGRGHPAQLNLADCLSYACAKNRGLSLLYKGDDFARTDLA, from the coding sequence GTGTTCGTCGATACTTCCGTCATCGTCGCAATCTTTTCCAAGGAGGAGGATGCGCCGCAGTGGATAAGCAAGATCGAAGCGGCGGAAAACCTCTGCACAAGCGCTTTGGTCGTACTTGAGACCACCATGAGGCTGTCGACGAAGCTCGATGAGGATCCCATCGTCATTGAGCAAGGTCTATCCTCTTTTTTCAAAGAGGCGAAAATCCAGATCGTCCCAATCGAGGAGGCGGATGGTGAGCTGGCGATCCGGGCTTTCCGGGATTACGGCAAGGGCAGGGGGCACCCGGCGCAGCTTAACCTGGCCGATTGCCTCTCTTATGCCTGCGCCAAAAATCGCGGCCTGTCGCTGCTCTACAAGGGTGACGACTTTGCCCGTACGGACCTCGCCTGA
- a CDS encoding response regulator: MAMVTGSDHVFEMANGAYMRLVGGRDLLGRPIREALPEVAEQGFSDLLDEVRRSGRPHLGQGVSVMLTRRPGQPTEERFVDFVYQPIVDDAGQPTGIFIQGSDVTDQKKAEIALLKETRHLEVLNRLGAELSAELDLEKVVQMTTDAGVELTGAQFGAFFYNVVNERGESYMLYALSGVPRSAFENFPMPRNTAVFAPTFGGEGIIRSDDILKDARYGRNDPYFGMPKGHLPVRSYLTVSVISRSGEVIGGLFFGHAEPAQFREEHERLVVGAAGQVAIAIDNARLFRAAERDLAERQRAEEALQVLNAGLEQKIASEISERMKMEEALRQSQKMEALGQLTGGVAHDFNNLLQVISGNLQLLAKDVASNQRASRRVENALAGVERGSKLASQLLAFGRRQPLEPKVVNIGRFLTGMEELLRRTLGEDIEVETIRSGGLWNVLVDPTQIENALLNLAINARDAMESGGKLTIEAGNAFLDDNYVRQHADVPAGQYVMLAVTDTGTGMTPDVMEQVFEPFFSTKPVGKGTGLGLSMVYGFVKQSGGHVKIYSELGQGTTVKIYFPRIQRSEDLVTDADFGPVTGGTETILVAEDDEQVRATVVELLGDLGYAVLKAKDAAGALSVIESGVPVDLLFTDVVMPGPLKSTELARHARERMPDIAVLFTSGYTENSIVHGGRLDPGVELLSKPYTREALARKIRHVLNGQQHRNRVRASFAAKPPAPPIGQRPVLPRYSVLLVEDDFLIRMSTADLLAELGHQVSEASTAEEAIIMIEERSFDVVVTDLGLPGLSGGEFAQQARKLSPDVGIVFATGNDRIPDEAAVEGAVLLKKPYGSQEIAVAFEKIAVQKG; this comes from the coding sequence ATGGCCATGGTGACCGGATCGGACCATGTTTTCGAAATGGCGAACGGCGCCTATATGCGCCTCGTCGGCGGGCGGGACCTGCTTGGGCGCCCCATCCGCGAAGCCCTGCCGGAAGTGGCCGAACAGGGTTTTTCCGACCTGCTCGATGAGGTCCGCAGAAGCGGCCGTCCCCATCTCGGCCAAGGCGTGAGTGTGATGCTGACGCGCCGGCCCGGCCAGCCGACGGAAGAGCGTTTCGTGGATTTCGTCTATCAGCCGATCGTCGACGATGCCGGCCAGCCAACCGGCATCTTTATCCAGGGCAGCGACGTCACCGACCAGAAGAAGGCGGAGATCGCGCTCCTCAAGGAGACCCGGCATCTCGAGGTGCTGAACCGGCTCGGGGCAGAACTTTCCGCTGAACTCGACCTCGAAAAGGTGGTGCAGATGACCACCGATGCCGGCGTGGAACTGACCGGCGCGCAGTTCGGAGCTTTCTTCTACAACGTGGTCAACGAGCGCGGCGAGAGCTACATGCTCTATGCGCTGTCCGGCGTTCCCCGCTCGGCGTTCGAGAATTTTCCGATGCCGCGCAACACGGCAGTTTTTGCCCCGACCTTCGGCGGCGAGGGCATCATCCGCTCCGACGATATCCTGAAGGACGCCCGCTATGGCCGGAATGATCCGTATTTCGGCATGCCGAAGGGTCATCTGCCGGTGCGCAGCTATCTTACGGTTTCGGTGATCTCGCGCTCCGGCGAGGTGATCGGCGGTCTGTTCTTCGGCCATGCCGAGCCGGCTCAGTTTCGCGAGGAGCATGAACGGCTGGTCGTGGGGGCTGCCGGCCAGGTGGCGATCGCCATCGACAATGCGCGGCTTTTCCGCGCCGCGGAACGCGACCTTGCCGAACGCCAGCGCGCCGAGGAGGCGCTGCAGGTGCTCAACGCCGGCCTCGAACAGAAGATCGCCTCCGAGATCTCCGAACGCATGAAGATGGAAGAGGCGCTGCGCCAGAGCCAGAAGATGGAAGCGCTCGGCCAGCTGACAGGCGGTGTCGCGCACGATTTCAACAACCTGCTGCAGGTGATCTCCGGCAATCTCCAGCTTCTCGCCAAGGACGTCGCCAGCAACCAGCGGGCAAGCCGCCGGGTGGAAAATGCGCTTGCCGGCGTAGAGCGCGGTTCCAAGCTCGCCAGCCAGCTGCTCGCCTTCGGCCGCCGCCAGCCGCTGGAACCGAAGGTCGTCAATATCGGCCGGTTCCTGACCGGCATGGAAGAACTGCTGCGCCGCACGCTCGGCGAGGATATCGAGGTCGAGACGATCCGCTCCGGCGGCCTATGGAACGTGCTGGTCGATCCAACCCAGATCGAGAATGCGCTGCTGAACCTCGCGATCAACGCGCGCGACGCGATGGAAAGCGGCGGCAAGCTGACGATCGAGGCGGGCAACGCTTTCCTCGACGACAATTACGTGCGCCAGCATGCGGACGTGCCGGCCGGTCAATATGTGATGCTGGCGGTGACCGATACGGGCACCGGCATGACGCCGGACGTGATGGAACAGGTATTCGAGCCGTTCTTCTCGACGAAGCCCGTCGGCAAGGGCACGGGCCTCGGTCTTTCCATGGTCTACGGTTTCGTCAAGCAGTCCGGCGGGCATGTCAAGATCTACAGCGAACTCGGGCAGGGCACGACCGTCAAGATCTATTTCCCGCGCATCCAGCGCAGCGAGGATCTCGTCACCGACGCCGATTTCGGTCCGGTGACGGGCGGCACTGAAACCATTCTGGTGGCGGAGGACGACGAGCAGGTGCGTGCCACCGTCGTCGAGCTGCTCGGCGATCTCGGTTATGCGGTGCTGAAGGCGAAGGACGCGGCGGGTGCGCTGAGCGTCATCGAAAGCGGCGTACCGGTCGATCTTCTGTTCACTGACGTGGTAATGCCGGGACCTCTGAAAAGCACCGAGCTTGCCAGGCACGCGCGCGAGCGGATGCCTGATATCGCCGTGCTGTTCACCTCGGGTTATACGGAAAACTCGATCGTGCACGGTGGCAGGCTCGATCCCGGGGTCGAACTGCTCTCGAAACCCTATACCCGCGAGGCATTGGCGCGAAAGATCCGCCACGTGCTGAACGGCCAGCAGCACCGCAACCGGGTGAGGGCGTCGTTCGCAGCCAAGCCGCCCGCCCCGCCGATCGGGCAGCGGCCGGTTCTGCCGCGTTATTCCGTGCTGCTGGTCGAGGACGATTTCCTGATCCGCATGAGCACGGCCGATCTGCTGGCCGAACTGGGGCACCAGGTTTCCGAAGCCTCGACCGCGGAGGAGGCGATCATCATGATAGAGGAGCGCAGCTTCGACGTAGTGGTCACCGACCTCGGCCTGCCGGGTCTCTCCGGCGGCGAGTTCGCGCAGCAGGCGCGCAAGCTATCTCCCGATGTCGGCATCGTGTTCGCGACCGGCAACGACCGCATTCCCGACGAGGCGGCAGTAGAAGGTGCAGTGCTTCTGAAGAAACCCTATGGCAGCCAGGAGATCGCCGTCGCCTTCGAGAAGATTGCGGTGCAGAAGGGCTGA
- the thiD gene encoding bifunctional hydroxymethylpyrimidine kinase/phosphomethylpyrimidine kinase, whose product MSIKNVLSIAGSDPSGGAGIQADLKTFAARSTYGMAALTALTAQNTQGVTGVHAVPAAFVANQIRTIFLDVRVDAVKIGMIANAEIAEAVADVLRPYRDTVPIVLDPVMIAKGGSPLLALDAVDAVTYKLMPLATVVTPNLPEAAALLGETIATTREEMAAQAERLLKIGPKAVLVKGGHLDSTDSPDVLADVTGIHWFEGRRTATSNTHGTGCTLSSAIAAELARGASPAQAVAVAKTYLAGAIAAADTLTVGTGHGPVSHFYAWW is encoded by the coding sequence ATGAGCATCAAGAATGTCCTGTCAATCGCCGGTTCGGACCCTTCCGGTGGGGCCGGCATCCAGGCGGATCTGAAAACCTTTGCGGCCCGCAGCACCTATGGCATGGCGGCGCTGACCGCGCTGACCGCCCAGAATACCCAAGGGGTTACCGGCGTGCATGCGGTGCCAGCAGCCTTCGTCGCAAACCAGATCCGCACTATTTTTCTCGACGTGCGAGTCGATGCGGTGAAGATCGGCATGATCGCCAATGCCGAGATCGCCGAAGCGGTTGCGGACGTGCTGCGCCCCTATCGCGATACCGTGCCGATCGTGCTCGACCCGGTGATGATCGCCAAGGGCGGTTCGCCGCTGCTGGCGCTCGATGCGGTGGATGCCGTCACCTACAAGCTGATGCCGCTCGCCACCGTCGTCACCCCCAACCTGCCGGAAGCAGCCGCTCTGCTCGGCGAGACGATCGCCACGACCCGCGAAGAGATGGCAGCCCAGGCCGAGCGGCTGCTGAAGATCGGCCCCAAGGCAGTCCTGGTGAAGGGCGGTCATCTCGACAGCACGGACAGCCCCGACGTGCTTGCTGACGTAACCGGCATCCACTGGTTCGAGGGCAGACGCACCGCGACCAGCAACACCCACGGCACCGGCTGCACGCTCTCGAGCGCGATCGCCGCCGAACTCGCCAGGGGCGCCTCGCCGGCGCAAGCGGTCGCGGTCGCCAAGACCTATCTCGCCGGGGCCATCGCCGCCGCCGACACCCTCACCGTCGGCACCGGCCACGGGCCGGTGTCGCATTTTTACGCGTGGTGGTGA
- the thiE gene encoding thiamine phosphate synthase, producing the protein MKKTFDLSVYLVLDPDLCREIGMIETTRLAVAGGVTIVQLRDKQADTAKMIETGRALKAVLAGTGVPLIINDDVEAAIAIGAEGLHVGQSDMAAVMARQRAGHGMILGLSVETEDLARRVDPSIVDYVGIGPVFATSTKPDHKQPIGFDGLARIAAMAPVPAVAIGGVKAEHAAPALAAGAKGIAVVSAICGKPDPEAAARRIAAGIERARA; encoded by the coding sequence ATGAAAAAGACCTTCGACCTTTCCGTCTATCTCGTCCTCGATCCCGATCTCTGCCGCGAGATCGGCATGATCGAGACGACAAGGTTGGCCGTCGCCGGCGGCGTCACCATCGTCCAGTTGCGCGACAAGCAGGCGGATACGGCAAAAATGATCGAGACCGGCCGGGCGCTGAAGGCGGTGCTGGCCGGCACCGGCGTGCCGTTAATCATCAACGACGACGTGGAGGCAGCCATCGCGATCGGCGCCGAAGGCCTGCATGTCGGGCAGAGCGACATGGCGGCAGTGATGGCGCGGCAGCGTGCCGGCCATGGCATGATCCTCGGCCTCTCGGTCGAGACCGAGGACCTGGCGCGGCGGGTGGACCCATCGATCGTCGATTATGTCGGCATCGGCCCCGTGTTCGCGACCAGCACCAAGCCCGACCACAAACAGCCGATCGGTTTCGACGGGCTTGCGCGCATCGCCGCCATGGCGCCGGTTCCGGCGGTCGCGATCGGCGGCGTCAAGGCGGAACATGCCGCCCCCGCGCTCGCCGCCGGCGCAAAAGGCATCGCAGTGGTGTCCGCCATCTGCGGCAAGCCCGACCCTGAAGCCGCCGCCCGCAGAATCGCCGCGGGAATCGAAAGGGCACGCGCATGA
- the thiM gene encoding hydroxyethylthiazole kinase has translation MQTTMPLGPLGQTPGQLLTAMREKNPLVQNITNFVAMNIAANVMLAAGASPAMVHTKEEAGEFARIAAALTVNIGTLSPDFLAGMKAAASAAAEAGKPWVLDPVAHYATAYRRAALAELMELRPTVIRGNASEIIALAGSQSSGHGVDSGDSVAAAEGSAITIAQQKACVVAVTGEVDFVTDGRRSVRILGGSALMPRVTALGCSLTCLVGAFAATTDDPFEATVAALAMFAVAGEEAAFTASGPGFFSPIFLDRLAALTGETLDAQARIVAA, from the coding sequence ATGCAGACGACGATGCCCCTTGGACCCCTTGGACAGACCCCCGGCCAGCTGCTGACCGCGATGCGCGAAAAAAATCCGCTTGTGCAGAACATCACCAATTTCGTGGCGATGAACATCGCCGCCAACGTGATGCTCGCGGCCGGCGCCTCGCCCGCTATGGTGCACACGAAGGAAGAAGCCGGCGAATTCGCCCGCATCGCTGCGGCTCTGACGGTCAATATTGGCACCCTGTCGCCGGATTTCCTGGCCGGCATGAAGGCGGCGGCCTCAGCCGCCGCAGAAGCTGGCAAGCCATGGGTGCTCGACCCCGTCGCCCATTACGCCACCGCCTATCGCCGCGCCGCACTCGCCGAATTGATGGAACTGAGGCCCACGGTCATCCGCGGCAACGCCTCGGAAATCATCGCGCTGGCCGGCAGCCAGTCGAGCGGCCATGGCGTCGACAGCGGCGACAGCGTCGCGGCGGCGGAAGGCTCGGCAATCACCATCGCCCAACAAAAGGCTTGCGTGGTGGCTGTTACCGGCGAGGTGGATTTCGTCACCGACGGCCGGCGTTCGGTCCGCATCCTCGGCGGCTCGGCCCTGATGCCGCGGGTTACCGCTCTCGGCTGCTCGCTCACCTGCCTGGTCGGCGCCTTTGCAGCGACCACGGACGACCCCTTCGAGGCGACGGTCGCCGCACTCGCGATGTTCGCGGTCGCGGGCGAGGAAGCGGCCTTCACCGCCTCCGGTCCCGGCTTCTTCTCGCCGATCTTCCTCGACCGTCTCGCGGCGCTGACCGGCGAGACGCTCGATGCCCAAGCAAGGATCGTCGCAGCATGA
- a CDS encoding heavy metal translocating P-type ATPase codes for MDGPWWKSAKGRLTILVGFALVAAYGIGHLVPAYDTYIFTAAMLIGLVPIARRAIMAALAGTPFSIEMLMTIAAVGAVIIDASEEAAAVVFLFLIGELLEGVAAGKARQSIQSLTALVPQNALLEENGQTREVPAESLAVGSIILVRPGDRISADGIIIAGESAIDEAPVTGESTPVSKGMDDTVFAGTINGDAALRVRVTAAAEDNTIARVVRLVEEAQESKAPTERFIDRFSRYYTPGVVAVATLVAILPPLVAGASWSEWVYKGLAILLIGCPCALVISTPAAIAASLSSGARRGLLMKGGAVLETLGNITAVALDKTGTLTAGKPQVTDVIAFGRNAEDVLRVAAALETGSSHPLAVAILAKAADDEVEIPAATDARALGGKGVTAVVEGQEVFFGSPKAAAEQVSLPMAHSRRITGLNDEGKTVSVLIVGGVLAGAIAMRDEPRPDARAGLKALTDAGIRTVMLTGDNARTATAIGKDLGIEVRAELMPEDKSRIVGELKREGYVVGKVGDGINDAPALAAADVGIAMGGGTDVALETADAAALHGRVGDIAAMIALSKRTMRNIYQNITIALGLKAVFLVTTILGITGLWPAILADTGATVLVTINALRLLRVRAV; via the coding sequence ATGGACGGGCCGTGGTGGAAATCGGCAAAGGGCCGCCTGACCATCCTGGTCGGCTTTGCGTTGGTGGCGGCCTACGGGATCGGTCATCTGGTGCCGGCCTATGACACCTATATCTTTACCGCCGCGATGCTGATCGGCCTCGTGCCGATCGCCCGGCGCGCCATCATGGCCGCGCTTGCCGGCACGCCGTTTTCGATCGAGATGCTGATGACGATTGCCGCCGTCGGCGCGGTTATCATCGATGCTTCGGAAGAGGCGGCCGCCGTGGTCTTCCTCTTCCTCATCGGCGAACTATTGGAAGGGGTCGCAGCGGGCAAGGCGCGGCAGAGCATCCAGAGCCTGACGGCGCTGGTGCCGCAGAACGCGCTTCTCGAAGAAAACGGCCAGACCCGCGAAGTACCGGCCGAGAGCCTTGCCGTCGGGTCAATCATTCTGGTGCGTCCCGGTGACCGTATTTCGGCCGACGGCATCATCATCGCCGGCGAAAGCGCGATCGACGAAGCGCCGGTGACGGGCGAAAGCACGCCCGTCTCCAAGGGCATGGACGACACGGTTTTTGCCGGCACGATCAACGGCGATGCCGCCTTGCGGGTTCGCGTGACGGCGGCTGCCGAGGACAATACGATTGCCCGCGTGGTGCGGCTGGTCGAGGAGGCGCAGGAGAGCAAGGCCCCGACCGAACGCTTCATCGACCGGTTCTCGCGGTACTACACGCCGGGCGTCGTCGCGGTGGCGACCCTGGTCGCCATCCTGCCGCCGCTCGTTGCCGGTGCGTCCTGGAGCGAGTGGGTCTACAAGGGCCTGGCGATCCTGCTGATCGGCTGCCCCTGCGCGCTGGTCATCTCGACGCCGGCGGCGATTGCCGCATCGCTGTCTTCGGGTGCCCGCCGCGGCCTGCTGATGAAGGGCGGCGCGGTGCTGGAAACCCTCGGCAATATTACCGCCGTCGCGCTCGACAAGACTGGAACGCTGACGGCCGGCAAGCCCCAGGTGACCGATGTCATCGCCTTCGGCCGCAATGCGGAAGACGTGTTGCGCGTTGCCGCCGCGCTCGAAACCGGCTCGAGCCATCCGCTTGCCGTTGCAATCCTCGCCAAGGCTGCCGATGACGAGGTCGAGATCCCGGCTGCGACGGATGCCAGGGCGCTCGGCGGCAAGGGCGTCACGGCGGTGGTCGAAGGCCAGGAGGTGTTTTTCGGTTCGCCCAAGGCAGCGGCCGAGCAGGTTTCGCTGCCGATGGCCCATTCCCGGCGGATCACCGGCCTCAACGACGAGGGCAAGACTGTCTCGGTGCTGATCGTCGGCGGGGTCCTCGCCGGTGCCATCGCCATGCGCGACGAGCCGCGTCCCGACGCCAGGGCCGGCCTGAAGGCGCTGACCGATGCTGGCATCAGGACCGTGATGCTGACCGGCGACAATGCGCGGACTGCGACAGCGATCGGCAAGGACCTCGGCATCGAGGTGCGTGCCGAGCTGATGCCGGAAGACAAGAGCCGCATCGTCGGCGAGCTGAAGCGCGAGGGTTACGTGGTCGGCAAGGTCGGCGACGGCATCAACGACGCCCCGGCACTCGCCGCCGCCGATGTCGGCATCGCGATGGGAGGCGGCACCGACGTGGCACTCGAAACTGCCGATGCCGCAGCACTGCACGGCCGGGTCGGCGACATCGCGGCAATGATTGCGCTGTCGAAGCGGACGATGCGCAATATCTACCAGAACATTACCATCGCACTCGGCCTGAAGGCCGTCTTCCTGGTGACCACCATCCTGGGCATCACCGGATTGTGGCCGGCGATCCTCGCGGATACGGGAGCGACTGTACTGGTGACGATCAATGCGCTGCGGCTGCTGCGGGTGAGGGCGGTTTAA
- a CDS encoding alpha-glucosidase — MNDFQDQLAAAIKQAALPIERKWWHTATVYQVYPRSFCDLNGDGVGDIPGITSKLDYLKSLGIEVIWLSPIYKSPMDDNGYDISDYQDIAPEFGTLADFDRLVSEAKKRGIGIVLDLVVNHTSDEHPWFHESRKGPGNPFRDFYIWRKPASDGGPPNSLKSSFGGPAWTLDPLSGEYYLHLFSTRQPDLNWASPVVRAEIYKMMNWWLERGIAGFRMDVIDYIGKQVDQGIVHDGPHLHDYLQEMNRKTFGNRDILTVGETWSATPGSALLYSGRNRHELSMVFQFEHVTQQWDEIFGKWRSKPFDLVKLKSVLGKWQYALSDDGWNSLFWGNHDLPRAISKYGDATGYPAESAKMLATVLHLMKGTPFIYQGEEIGMTNVPFTAIEQYRDIETLNMHRLHIEAGLSPEEFIKGANENARDNARTPMQWSAAPYGGFSTGVPWIEVNPNYPTINAEREMTDEKSIWNHYRKLIALRKRHPVIVYGIYQSWLDSHPDVFVYSRTLDGERLVVVANFSAREVPVELPGELRMSGEGLISNYEPVDRLGESLMLKPYEAFAVFARTL, encoded by the coding sequence ATGAACGACTTTCAGGATCAGCTTGCCGCCGCGATCAAGCAGGCTGCATTGCCGATAGAACGCAAATGGTGGCATACCGCCACCGTCTATCAGGTCTATCCGCGCAGTTTCTGCGATCTCAACGGCGATGGCGTCGGCGATATTCCCGGCATCACCTCCAAGCTCGACTATCTGAAATCCCTCGGCATCGAGGTGATCTGGCTGTCGCCGATCTACAAGTCGCCGATGGACGACAACGGCTACGACATTTCCGATTACCAGGACATCGCCCCTGAATTCGGAACGCTCGCCGATTTCGACAGGCTGGTATCGGAGGCCAAAAAACGGGGTATCGGCATCGTCCTCGATCTCGTCGTCAACCACACGTCGGACGAACATCCGTGGTTTCACGAGAGCCGCAAGGGCCCGGGCAACCCGTTCCGCGATTTCTACATCTGGCGCAAGCCGGCCTCAGACGGCGGGCCGCCGAACAGCCTCAAATCCTCCTTCGGCGGGCCGGCCTGGACGCTCGATCCCTTGAGCGGCGAATATTACCTGCATCTGTTCTCGACCCGCCAGCCGGATCTCAATTGGGCAAGCCCGGTTGTCCGGGCCGAGATCTACAAAATGATGAACTGGTGGCTGGAGCGCGGCATTGCCGGTTTCCGCATGGATGTCATCGATTATATCGGCAAACAGGTGGATCAGGGAATCGTCCACGACGGTCCGCACCTGCACGACTACCTGCAGGAAATGAACCGCAAAACATTCGGCAATCGCGATATCCTGACTGTCGGCGAGACCTGGAGCGCGACGCCCGGTTCGGCTCTCCTCTATTCCGGCCGCAACCGCCACGAACTGTCGATGGTCTTCCAGTTCGAGCATGTGACCCAGCAATGGGATGAGATATTCGGCAAATGGCGCTCGAAACCGTTCGACCTGGTGAAACTGAAATCGGTGCTCGGCAAATGGCAATACGCGCTGTCGGACGACGGCTGGAACTCGCTGTTCTGGGGCAATCACGACCTGCCGCGCGCCATCTCCAAATATGGGGATGCAACCGGTTATCCGGCAGAATCGGCCAAGATGCTGGCGACCGTACTGCACCTGATGAAGGGCACGCCCTTCATCTATCAGGGCGAGGAGATCGGCATGACCAATGTGCCGTTCACGGCGATCGAGCAGTATCGCGACATCGAAACGCTCAACATGCACCGGCTGCATATCGAGGCCGGCCTGTCGCCGGAGGAATTCATCAAGGGCGCCAACGAAAACGCCCGCGACAATGCCCGCACTCCAATGCAATGGAGCGCCGCGCCCTATGGCGGCTTCTCGACAGGCGTGCCGTGGATCGAGGTCAATCCTAATTATCCGACGATCAATGCCGAACGCGAAATGACCGACGAAAAGTCGATCTGGAACCATTATCGCAAGCTGATCGCGCTCAGGAAACGCCACCCGGTGATCGTCTATGGGATTTATCAGAGCTGGCTCGACAGCCATCCGGACGTCTTCGTCTACTCGCGAACGCTCGACGGGGAGCGTTTGGTGGTGGTGGCCAATTTCTCCGCCCGCGAGGTGCCTGTCGAGCTGCCGGGCGAATTGAGGATGTCGGGGGAAGGCCTGATCTCGAACTATGAACCGGTCGACCGGCTGGGCGAGAGCCTGATGCTGAAGCCATACGAGGCTTTCGCGGTTTTTGCGCGGACGCTTTGA